From the genome of Gracilibacillus salitolerans, one region includes:
- a CDS encoding DUF5667 domain-containing protein, protein MKLKTWLSVATISVFFVGNTAFANEEEETITPDEELYDTSILIEETELALTEEQMEKALLLDEFANDRLSEIEATIEEGNIEEAEQLMEQYEEYLERLESELEASEEEEEASEEESNEKDDEVERVELPDSEENEQDEDSDEENQEESTEDQDESEEEAKEELRENSKQRTIKLQALLEREDLPEQAKAGIAKALENQKRAEENYLRAKAKKAVSEEDEQEQKKEETKEEIELQDDREEEVTEQVEEENDKEAEAVVTSEQKQSKADKKQQKTEDKAEKKLQKATEKAEKAERKAEEKANKAKEKAQEKQEKAEKNRQKEEKKNGKPNN, encoded by the coding sequence ATGAAATTAAAAACATGGTTATCTGTAGCAACAATTAGTGTATTTTTTGTAGGGAATACTGCGTTTGCAAATGAAGAAGAGGAAACGATAACCCCTGATGAGGAATTATATGACACCTCTATATTAATTGAGGAAACAGAGCTTGCACTAACAGAGGAACAAATGGAAAAAGCGTTATTATTAGATGAATTTGCCAATGATCGATTAAGTGAAATTGAAGCAACCATTGAAGAAGGTAATATCGAGGAAGCGGAACAATTAATGGAACAATATGAGGAATATTTGGAGCGTTTAGAAAGTGAATTAGAAGCTTCGGAGGAAGAAGAGGAAGCATCAGAAGAAGAATCAAATGAAAAGGATGACGAAGTAGAAAGAGTAGAATTACCTGATAGTGAAGAAAATGAGCAAGATGAAGACTCCGATGAAGAAAATCAAGAAGAAAGTACGGAGGATCAAGATGAATCAGAAGAAGAGGCAAAAGAAGAATTAAGAGAAAACTCCAAACAACGTACGATCAAACTTCAAGCTTTATTAGAGCGTGAAGATTTACCAGAACAAGCAAAAGCAGGTATCGCCAAAGCACTTGAAAATCAAAAGCGTGCAGAAGAAAACTATTTGAGAGCTAAAGCGAAAAAAGCCGTTTCAGAAGAGGATGAACAAGAGCAGAAAAAAGAAGAAACGAAAGAAGAAATTGAATTACAAGATGATCGTGAAGAAGAGGTTACAGAACAAGTTGAAGAAGAAAATGATAAAGAAGCTGAAGCTGTTGTGACATCAGAACAAAAACAGAGTAAAGCTGATAAAAAGCAACAAAAGACAGAAGATAAGGCTGAAAAGAAACTACAAAAGGCTACTGAAAAAGCAGAGAAAGCTGAGCGAAAAGCAGAAGAGAAAGCTAATAAAGCAAAAGAAAAAGCTCAAGAAAAGCAGGAGAAAGCTGAAAAAAATCGTCAAAAAGAAGAAAAGAAGAATGGTAAACCGAATAATTAA
- the sigI gene encoding RNA polymerase sigma-I factor, which produces MKQEDIEHSIREIQKGNEFLREKLIQYYQPYILSVVGKVCKKFKTWNDDEASISLIAFNRAIDTYDPQKGRTFLNYVYLIIHRELIDFFRKENHYQDLMKKGDKLLEANHVKEAVEHYHQEQRISNMAAEIIDLNDQLSQFYIRFEELETFSPKQKRTRKKVLDIAEDFIQKETLVEQLYRRKQFPVKDFLKLANYRVKTIEKYRKYIIAIIIILLHPEWNNLQAFVLDKVRGEKE; this is translated from the coding sequence ATGAAGCAAGAAGACATCGAGCATTCCATCAGAGAGATACAAAAAGGAAATGAATTCCTTCGGGAGAAGCTGATTCAATATTACCAACCATATATCTTGAGTGTAGTAGGGAAAGTATGTAAAAAGTTTAAAACATGGAATGATGACGAGGCGAGTATTTCCTTAATTGCCTTTAATCGCGCGATTGACACTTATGACCCTCAAAAAGGTAGAACATTTTTAAATTATGTCTATTTAATCATTCATCGAGAATTGATTGATTTCTTTAGGAAAGAAAATCATTATCAAGACCTTATGAAAAAAGGTGATAAGCTTCTAGAAGCAAACCATGTAAAAGAAGCTGTGGAACATTATCATCAAGAACAACGAATTAGCAATATGGCAGCAGAAATTATCGATTTAAATGATCAGTTGTCACAATTTTACATACGTTTTGAAGAATTAGAAACATTTAGTCCGAAGCAGAAGCGAACAAGAAAGAAAGTGCTAGATATTGCAGAAGATTTTATTCAAAAGGAAACACTTGTTGAACAATTATATCGAAGAAAGCAATTTCCAGTTAAGGATTTTTTAAAGTTAGCTAATTATCGTGTCAAAACAATCGAAAAGTATCGAAAGTATATTATTGCAATTATTATTATTTTATTACATCCGGAATGGAACAATTTACAGGCGTTTGTACTTGATAAAGTAAGGGGGGAGAAAGAGTGA
- a CDS encoding anti-sigma-I factor RsgI family protein, whose amino-acid sequence MKQKIKGVVMEVQEYQIVLMCDDGTFRNVPRDKHDIPVIGEYVTYRVKKSPLLQWNRKQVLPLVALAAILLVAIMNSSFYQPQQQAYLLAVDINPSMEISLDEDLNVIDITGLNDDAKRVIKDLDVKGKPIDKVINDMVVRLKDEQYLSADTPAIITATWIGLQDHSISNDLRSVEKIFSHSLGENHVEAEMEVYVENEQYYKEAKEVNLSVNSYRLYQKMINDEVVVDINEVQNKSIKEIRQMAEKANKIRNDDHDNPSSSQDKEEVPYKEKEEKINSSSKSNSGESSSNRVPKTEHAKQPEKDKNGKENKQNAEQALSKKEKHNSDKERDNEKSAPEKSNPPSNDKNEEKKMEKPPSNEKTKKVQQKQQPNNQKPNDPETPKKAEEKAGDKGKPEEKSTEKVPEDHRQDKGNDSNRK is encoded by the coding sequence GTGAAGCAAAAAATCAAAGGGGTAGTCATGGAGGTTCAAGAATACCAGATTGTCCTAATGTGTGATGATGGTACGTTTCGTAATGTTCCTCGTGATAAACATGACATACCTGTTATTGGTGAGTATGTGACATATCGAGTAAAGAAATCCCCTTTACTGCAATGGAATAGAAAACAAGTATTACCACTAGTGGCACTAGCTGCGATATTATTAGTTGCCATTATGAATAGTTCTTTTTATCAACCGCAACAACAAGCTTATCTGCTTGCTGTTGATATTAATCCAAGTATGGAAATATCGCTAGATGAAGATTTAAATGTAATAGATATAACTGGTTTAAATGACGATGCAAAACGTGTCATTAAAGACTTGGATGTGAAAGGTAAACCAATCGACAAAGTGATTAATGATATGGTTGTTCGTTTAAAAGATGAGCAATATTTATCCGCAGATACGCCTGCCATCATTACTGCGACGTGGATCGGTTTGCAGGATCATTCAATTTCGAATGATTTACGTTCAGTGGAAAAAATATTCAGTCATTCTCTTGGGGAGAATCATGTTGAAGCAGAAATGGAAGTTTATGTCGAAAATGAACAATATTATAAGGAAGCAAAAGAAGTAAACCTGTCCGTCAATTCTTATCGGTTGTACCAGAAAATGATTAACGACGAAGTGGTAGTTGATATTAATGAGGTTCAAAATAAGTCAATTAAAGAAATTCGTCAGATGGCAGAAAAAGCTAACAAAATAAGAAATGATGATCATGATAACCCATCATCTTCTCAAGATAAAGAGGAAGTACCTTACAAAGAAAAAGAGGAAAAAATAAACTCATCGTCTAAGTCCAACTCTGGTGAAAGTTCTAGTAATCGTGTTCCAAAAACAGAGCATGCAAAACAGCCTGAAAAAGACAAAAACGGTAAAGAAAACAAACAAAATGCTGAGCAAGCCCTATCTAAGAAAGAAAAGCATAATAGCGATAAAGAACGTGATAATGAAAAATCTGCGCCTGAAAAATCGAATCCACCATCAAATGATAAAAATGAGGAAAAGAAAATGGAGAAACCTCCATCAAATGAAAAAACTAAAAAGGTACAACAGAAACAACAACCCAATAATCAAAAACCAAATGATCCTGAAACACCAAAGAAGGCTGAGGAAAAAGCGGGAGATAAAGGCAAACCAGAAGAAAAATCGACTGAGAAAGTGCCAGAAGATCACCGTCAAGATAAAGGGAATGATAGTAACCGGAAGTAA
- a CDS encoding EAL domain-containing protein: protein MSIAKINDLIDNEKFEHHFQGLYDLQTLTPIGYEALLRTDLFKKPEILFEKASHTNRFFELEMRSIKKALQSYDKINQSTSKEKKILINVFPSNLADPDFLDQLNKILGETTLSANQIMIEINESEIIQNVDYFSAMVNELQTEGYLIAIDDVGKGVSSLQAIVELQPDIVKMDRFFAKHLAKSSRKQEMVKSIVTYCYNTDTKFVLEGIEILEDLEMAKAIGVSIVQGFLLARPESLEVIRKYEMDDKEDNYFSAKR from the coding sequence ATGTCTATTGCAAAAATCAATGATTTAATTGATAATGAGAAATTCGAGCACCATTTCCAAGGTCTCTATGATCTGCAAACTTTAACTCCTATTGGATATGAAGCATTATTAAGAACTGATTTATTTAAGAAACCCGAAATTCTCTTCGAAAAAGCAAGTCATACCAATCGATTTTTTGAGTTAGAAATGCGATCGATAAAAAAAGCGCTTCAATCTTATGATAAGATTAATCAAAGTACATCTAAAGAAAAAAAGATTCTGATTAATGTTTTTCCTTCTAACTTAGCCGATCCTGATTTTCTAGATCAACTAAACAAGATTTTAGGAGAAACAACACTTTCAGCTAATCAAATCATGATTGAAATTAATGAATCTGAAATTATTCAAAACGTCGACTATTTTAGTGCCATGGTAAATGAATTACAAACAGAAGGCTATCTAATTGCTATAGATGATGTAGGAAAAGGTGTCTCTTCCCTTCAGGCAATTGTCGAATTACAGCCTGACATTGTTAAGATGGATCGATTTTTTGCCAAGCATCTAGCCAAGTCAAGTCGAAAACAAGAAATGGTAAAGTCCATTGTGACATACTGTTACAACACGGATACCAAATTTGTCTTAGAAGGCATCGAAATTCTTGAGGATCTAGAAATGGCAAAGGCCATTGGTGTTTCCATTGTACAAGGATTTTTATTAGCACGACCAGAATCATTAGAAGTGATAAGAAAATATGAAATGGATGATAAAGAAGATAATTATTTTTCGGCAAAGAGATAG
- a CDS encoding LPXTG cell wall anchor domain-containing protein, with amino-acid sequence MIKPKIFFSATLLFFLLFVPILQATSNNNIIDLNGTFSENGNLFDLENLKPGDWAEREITVSNQTDNEITYDINVRYIDGSEMFYNQLSLEITQGDEVLFHDKLSNFSLINDLPLLANSVDKIDLFLLFPPESGNEYQGLTTNAEIIITAYDDTKTETSTFPISTDSQSTDGSPLPSTATVMFNILLIGGALLLAGSLILLYLKRNKFAEE; translated from the coding sequence TTGATAAAACCAAAAATATTTTTCAGTGCTACCCTACTGTTTTTTCTATTATTTGTTCCAATTCTACAAGCAACAAGTAACAATAATATTATAGATCTAAACGGTACATTTAGTGAAAACGGAAATCTATTTGACCTGGAAAACCTAAAGCCTGGCGATTGGGCTGAGCGAGAAATCACGGTCAGTAATCAAACAGATAATGAAATCACCTATGATATTAACGTTCGTTATATAGATGGTTCCGAAATGTTCTATAATCAATTATCGCTAGAAATTACACAAGGTGATGAAGTATTATTTCATGATAAACTATCTAATTTTTCATTAATTAATGATTTGCCTTTACTAGCTAACAGTGTAGACAAAATTGATCTATTCCTCCTATTTCCACCTGAATCTGGAAATGAATATCAGGGATTAACAACAAACGCAGAAATTATTATTACAGCATATGATGACACGAAAACCGAAACATCCACCTTTCCGATCTCAACTGACAGTCAATCAACGGATGGTTCACCATTACCAAGCACAGCAACGGTTATGTTTAACATCCTTTTAATCGGTGGTGCCCTATTATTAGCAGGATCACTTATCCTACTTTATCTCAAACGAAATAAATTTGCTGAAGAATAG
- the sipW gene encoding signal peptidase I SipW, whose translation MKKSIFKKIRSFLSFLITTVLFITLIFAVFITISAKASGGEPEIMGYQLKAVLSGSMEPDMQTGSIIAIKPGGDMTRFNEGDVITFINEDENLITHRVAEVIKSGEHIMYETKGDNNNAVDPKPVLSDNVVAEYEGFTIPYLGYVVNFAHSQTGSAILLIVPGILLLGYAAFTIWQAISQIEFKQPSKSKVKESIEQE comes from the coding sequence ATGAAAAAAAGCATATTTAAAAAAATTAGAAGTTTTCTTAGTTTCCTTATTACCACCGTCCTTTTTATAACGTTAATATTTGCCGTGTTCATCACTATTTCAGCAAAAGCATCAGGTGGGGAACCAGAAATAATGGGATACCAGCTTAAAGCCGTGTTATCTGGATCCATGGAACCTGATATGCAAACAGGATCGATCATTGCCATAAAACCAGGTGGCGACATGACAAGGTTTAATGAAGGTGATGTCATTACCTTTATAAATGAAGACGAAAATTTAATTACTCACCGTGTTGCAGAAGTTATTAAAAGCGGTGAACATATCATGTATGAAACAAAAGGAGACAACAATAATGCAGTCGATCCAAAGCCTGTTCTTTCTGATAATGTTGTTGCGGAATATGAAGGTTTCACCATTCCTTATTTAGGATATGTCGTCAATTTTGCACATTCACAAACAGGCAGCGCCATTTTATTAATCGTACCTGGTATTCTATTACTCGGATACGCAGCGTTCACCATTTGGCAGGCGATATCCCAAATAGAATTCAAACAACCCTCTAAATCGAAAGTAAAGGAATCAATTGAGCAAGAGTAA